A single genomic interval of Gemmatimonadaceae bacterium harbors:
- a CDS encoding copper resistance protein CopC, producing the protein MRAVRRGLRAFGVAIALLLVLRAVAQAHAMLVGAEPAANAHLNSGPARVRLVFSEEIDPTLARLSLIASDGTARQLAVRGDPHDVRALIGTVEQLAAGAYRVRWRVVSADGHPVEGSYAFWVGAGSQAAPPLTADTTTAASPVWGPSIVGAPVVPAVLRGAALALLMALTGLLGFATLGSPTPLRDHAGAARVRRAIAWLSVSTAVLFVLHFVAWLLNASATHRLGGEETTTLLRSGVARVEEWRVGLAALSLWASALARRPRLAFAFAVTALVVSGWAGHSAAMYPVVAIPAKSLHLLAGAAWLGGLTWLVTVTRDDSITMRREALRVSVVALWAVVFVAVSGTVQAIAFLPSVRAVFTSAYGAITIAKAVGLCVLVGFGAYHRSRSLPRISTGVGTPAIDAFRRALRVEVVVMVLVILLGGWLAYVSPPPPSMASHATLTHS; encoded by the coding sequence GTGGGCGCCGAGCCCGCGGCCAACGCCCACTTGAATTCGGGCCCGGCGCGAGTGCGTCTCGTCTTCAGTGAAGAAATCGATCCGACATTGGCTCGGCTGTCGCTCATCGCGAGCGACGGCACTGCGCGCCAGCTCGCCGTGCGTGGCGATCCCCACGACGTGCGCGCCCTCATCGGCACGGTCGAGCAACTCGCGGCCGGTGCGTATCGCGTACGGTGGCGCGTCGTGTCCGCCGACGGTCACCCGGTGGAGGGCAGCTACGCGTTTTGGGTCGGAGCGGGATCGCAAGCGGCGCCGCCGTTAACGGCTGATACGACGACGGCCGCTTCGCCGGTCTGGGGGCCGTCCATCGTCGGCGCGCCGGTCGTGCCGGCCGTGTTGCGCGGTGCGGCGCTCGCGTTGCTCATGGCGCTGACCGGACTTCTCGGCTTTGCGACGCTCGGCTCGCCGACGCCCCTGCGCGACCACGCAGGCGCCGCGCGCGTGCGGCGCGCGATCGCGTGGCTCTCGGTGAGCACCGCTGTGTTGTTCGTCTTGCACTTCGTCGCGTGGCTGTTGAACGCGTCGGCGACCCACCGGCTCGGCGGCGAAGAGACGACGACGCTGCTGCGCAGCGGCGTCGCCCGCGTCGAGGAATGGCGCGTGGGTCTCGCGGCGCTTTCTCTCTGGGCGTCGGCGCTCGCGCGGCGTCCTCGGCTGGCATTTGCGTTCGCCGTCACGGCGTTGGTCGTCAGCGGTTGGGCGGGCCACTCGGCCGCGATGTATCCGGTCGTCGCGATTCCCGCCAAATCGCTACACCTGCTGGCCGGCGCCGCGTGGCTCGGCGGGCTGACCTGGCTCGTCACGGTAACGCGCGACGACTCGATCACGATGCGACGCGAGGCGCTGCGCGTGTCGGTCGTCGCATTGTGGGCCGTCGTATTCGTCGCGGTCTCGGGAACGGTTCAGGCGATCGCGTTCCTCCCGTCGGTGCGCGCCGTGTTCACGTCCGCGTACGGCGCGATCACGATCGCGAAAGCGGTCGGCCTGTGCGTGCTGGTCGGATTCGGCGCGTACCATCGTTCGCGGAGCCTGCCGCGTATCTCGACTGGCGTGGGCACGCCGGCAATCGACGCGTTTCGCCGCGCGCTTCGTGTCGAAGTGGTCGTGATGGTGCTGGTAATACTGCTCGGCGGTTGGCTCGCGTACGTCTCTCCTCCTCCTCCCTCGATGGCGTCGCACGCGACGCTCACACATTCGTGA